A region of Candidatus Poribacteria bacterium DNA encodes the following proteins:
- a CDS encoding alcohol dehydrogenase catalytic domain-containing protein produces the protein MKAAILESLDNLSVQEVPEPEIDDDAALMRVEAVSICGSDVRILHHGNPRVKPPTIIGHENSGVIVKTGKNVTRVKEGDRVSIGADVPCGQCRWCRDGLGNNCAINYAIGYQIPGAFAQYMKLPRLVLDEGPVTPFDTTLSFDEAALAEPLACAINGLELVNMSLGKTVVIIGLGPIGCMMIDLARVMGATKVIGIQRSKLRMEIAKFYEADAYIASEEEDVIERCKAETEGEGPDIVVTTCASVEAHEQAVEMVAHRGYVNLFGGLPKTMRPMSVLSNVIHYKECFVTGSHGCVPRHHELAVRLLEKGLVRVKPLITHHFPLIEIDKAFEAMESRQGMKIMIHPHQEEGRKT, from the coding sequence ATGAAAGCGGCTATACTTGAAAGTCTTGATAATTTGAGTGTGCAAGAGGTCCCTGAACCCGAAATTGACGATGATGCCGCTTTGATGCGTGTTGAAGCTGTCAGTATATGTGGCTCCGATGTTCGTATTCTCCATCACGGGAACCCAAGAGTCAAACCCCCTACCATCATTGGGCATGAAAATTCCGGTGTCATCGTTAAAACAGGCAAAAATGTGACGCGCGTCAAAGAAGGCGATCGCGTTTCAATCGGTGCGGATGTCCCCTGTGGGCAATGTCGTTGGTGCCGAGATGGGCTCGGAAACAACTGTGCCATCAACTACGCCATCGGTTACCAGATTCCCGGTGCTTTCGCACAATATATGAAACTGCCCCGTCTCGTTTTGGACGAAGGACCGGTTACACCGTTCGATACGACGCTCAGTTTTGATGAAGCTGCACTGGCTGAACCGCTCGCGTGTGCTATCAACGGGCTGGAACTCGTTAACATGTCTCTGGGGAAGACCGTCGTTATCATCGGTCTTGGACCGATCGGATGTATGATGATCGACCTCGCTCGGGTGATGGGGGCGACGAAGGTGATTGGTATCCAACGCAGCAAACTCCGAATGGAAATCGCAAAGTTCTATGAAGCAGATGCTTATATCGCCTCCGAAGAGGAAGACGTGATTGAGAGATGCAAGGCGGAAACGGAAGGGGAGGGACCTGATATCGTCGTTACGACGTGTGCTTCTGTTGAGGCACACGAACAAGCGGTTGAAATGGTAGCGCACCGGGGATATGTCAATCTGTTTGGTGGGTTGCCGAAGACCATGCGTCCGATGAGCGTCCTCTCCAATGTTATTCACTATAAAGAATGTTTTGTGACAGGTTCACACGGTTGTGTGCCACGACACCATGAGTTGGCGGTCCGGCTCCTTGAAAAGGGGTTGGTGCGTGTGAAACCCCTCATCACACACCATTTTCCGCTTATTGAGATTGACAAAGCGTTTGAGGCAATGGAATCCCGGCAGGGGATGAAGATTATGATACACCCGCATCAGGAGGAGGGAAGAAAGACGTAA
- the rpe gene encoding ribulose-phosphate 3-epimerase, with amino-acid sequence MCADLCNLETDIRELEAAGIDMLHFDLMDAHFVPNMPIGLALIQQLRAKTDSTFDIHLMVENNDFFVDAVAEIGVQQIAVHVESATHLDRTLSLIQAHGIKAGAALNPATPFSALAYVLERLDFVLIMTVNPGFAGQKLVPATLRKIAECRAFLEERGVDLPIEVDGNVSFENIPKMVSAGADILVGGTSSVFQKSGSRHENIQQAQKAIAIGLAERGI; translated from the coding sequence ATGTGTGCGGATTTATGCAACTTGGAAACGGATATTCGGGAATTAGAAGCCGCTGGTATTGATATGCTCCATTTTGATTTAATGGACGCGCATTTTGTCCCGAATATGCCGATTGGACTTGCACTTATTCAACAATTACGTGCGAAGACAGACAGTACTTTTGACATTCACCTCATGGTAGAGAACAACGATTTCTTTGTTGATGCGGTCGCTGAGATTGGTGTTCAGCAGATAGCCGTTCACGTTGAGTCAGCAACGCATCTTGATAGAACGTTGTCTCTGATTCAAGCACACGGAATCAAGGCAGGTGCTGCGCTCAACCCAGCAACGCCGTTTTCTGCATTGGCTTATGTTCTGGAACGGCTCGATTTTGTGCTGATTATGACGGTGAATCCGGGGTTCGCAGGACAGAAGTTAGTCCCGGCGACCCTCCGAAAGATCGCGGAATGTCGTGCTTTTTTGGAAGAACGCGGTGTAGATTTACCCATTGAAGTTGATGGCAACGTAAGTTTTGAGAATATCCCGAAAATGGTATCTGCGGGTGCAGATATCTTGGTCGGCGGAACCAGTAGCGTTTTTCAAAAGTCGGGTTCACGGCATGAGAACATTCAGCAGGCACAGAAAGCGATTGCCATTGGGCTTGCGGAAAGAGGGATATGA
- a CDS encoding glycoside hydrolase family 2, with product MSGNHNTDIPRPEYPRPDFQRGTSEGIDWICLNGPWEFAFDPDDIGEQDQWFGLRSPTTDSVWTLQIQVPYPWESLAAWGDEEQADNTTYLSKNAYITPEEVTCGGLERGGNYREQPRHTIGWYRKMVSIPENWGDRRVILKFGAVDWETSVWVNGKIIGKHENGYLPFEFDITDALTPGEPTLIVVRAYDAQDHGEQLAGKQIGWYERTSGIWQSVYLEPRNETYIAECHITPNIDNASATFAVKVDGNLDPELNLHWRCDGQNGTVEVSGSDTHWTVTIPPEQLRLWDVDTPHLYHVTLELLEDPNLKIDRIYTYFGMRKVSIAKAPGGDYQYIYLNNRPIYLLGALNQSFNPEGVYTFLTDEAIRRDIERAKEFGFNFLRLHIKVDEPRLYYWADKLGLLFMCDIPNFGDYTEKAKARFVETLHGNIARDYNHPSIISWCNFNETWGLGSREYKEMHERQEWVREMYHLAKSLDTTRLIEDNSPCLYDHVETDINSWHFYINDYDRAKEHIANVVEETYPGSAFNYVGGNVQKDAPLINSEYGGISAGAGDKDVSWCFKYLTNELRLHPKICGYVYTELQDIEWEHNGFMKYDRSIKAFGYDYLDINTLDFIGIDYPPGTTVTTGEKVKADIYASHFSHKTITDTTLHWQLDTMSATGNITRGSVSGSVDVPFPQYQVQNVHQLELTMPDVHPAVGTLHVWVTDGTGSVVARNFINFEHVGGDCIPEVNPTVESKDSQISINHDPGSASKSSWDEPISEAQLFSAAGSGYVEYEISLIEGIDPANSAEMELIFEASSSNGGARQTEPEKHPSDVTISVNGVEIETIHIPDCPADARGVLSYIHGQPGIYGYLYRVKVDPSIVFENKADTLTVRYEVKADAAAKGGFALYGARMGRYPTGPHFSLRC from the coding sequence ATGAGCGGAAACCACAATACAGATATACCTCGCCCAGAGTACCCGCGTCCAGATTTTCAACGCGGAACATCAGAAGGCATCGACTGGATCTGTCTGAATGGTCCATGGGAATTCGCTTTTGACCCTGACGATATCGGTGAACAAGATCAATGGTTTGGTCTGAGATCTCCAACTACTGATTCCGTATGGACATTGCAAATACAGGTTCCCTATCCTTGGGAAAGCCTTGCGGCATGGGGCGACGAAGAACAAGCAGATAACACAACCTATTTGAGCAAAAACGCCTATATCACACCTGAAGAAGTCACCTGTGGCGGTTTAGAACGTGGGGGAAATTATCGGGAACAACCGAGACATACAATCGGTTGGTATCGCAAAATGGTCTCTATCCCCGAGAATTGGGGGGACAGACGCGTTATTTTGAAGTTCGGTGCCGTCGATTGGGAAACGAGTGTCTGGGTGAACGGTAAAATCATTGGTAAGCATGAAAACGGGTACCTGCCGTTTGAATTTGATATTACAGACGCACTCACACCAGGGGAACCCACTCTTATTGTCGTTCGGGCTTACGACGCGCAGGACCACGGCGAGCAACTCGCGGGTAAGCAGATAGGTTGGTATGAACGCACCAGCGGTATCTGGCAGTCTGTCTACTTAGAACCCAGAAACGAAACATACATCGCGGAGTGCCACATAACACCCAATATTGACAACGCTTCCGCCACGTTTGCCGTTAAGGTAGATGGAAACTTAGACCCAGAACTCAACTTACATTGGCGTTGCGACGGACAGAATGGAACAGTTGAAGTTTCTGGTAGCGATACACACTGGACCGTTACGATCCCTCCTGAACAACTCCGCTTGTGGGATGTGGATACGCCACATCTCTATCATGTGACCCTTGAATTGCTGGAGGACCCTAATCTAAAAATTGATAGGATTTACACCTACTTCGGAATGCGGAAGGTTTCCATCGCGAAAGCCCCGGGTGGGGATTATCAGTATATCTACCTCAACAACCGCCCTATCTACCTGCTGGGTGCGCTCAATCAGTCGTTTAACCCGGAAGGCGTGTATACGTTCCTGACAGATGAAGCGATCCGTAGGGATATTGAACGCGCGAAAGAATTCGGATTCAACTTCCTCCGACTTCACATCAAGGTAGATGAGCCGCGCCTTTACTATTGGGCTGACAAGTTGGGATTGCTCTTTATGTGTGACATCCCGAATTTTGGCGACTATACGGAGAAAGCAAAAGCACGATTTGTGGAAACACTTCATGGAAACATTGCACGTGACTACAATCATCCTTCAATCATCTCATGGTGCAATTTCAACGAAACTTGGGGACTCGGTAGCAGGGAGTATAAAGAGATGCACGAACGGCAAGAATGGGTACGTGAGATGTACCACCTCGCTAAATCTCTCGACACCACCCGCCTCATTGAGGACAACTCGCCCTGTTTATACGACCATGTAGAAACAGATATCAACTCATGGCACTTCTACATCAACGATTATGACCGCGCGAAAGAACACATCGCGAACGTCGTGGAAGAAACATACCCAGGTTCAGCATTCAATTACGTCGGTGGTAATGTCCAGAAGGATGCTCCGTTGATTAACAGCGAATATGGTGGCATCTCAGCAGGTGCCGGGGATAAGGATGTCTCCTGGTGTTTCAAATACCTTACCAACGAACTCCGCCTCCATCCGAAAATCTGCGGGTACGTCTATACCGAGTTGCAGGACATCGAGTGGGAACACAACGGTTTCATGAAATACGACCGCTCAATCAAGGCTTTCGGATACGATTATCTCGATATTAACACCTTAGATTTTATCGGTATTGATTATCCGCCTGGGACAACAGTTACAACGGGTGAGAAAGTGAAGGCTGACATCTATGCGAGCCATTTCTCACACAAAACCATCACAGATACAACACTCCACTGGCAATTGGATACGATGTCAGCAACGGGAAACATCACACGAGGCTCCGTTTCAGGAAGCGTTGATGTTCCATTCCCGCAGTACCAAGTGCAAAATGTGCATCAGCTTGAACTTACCATGCCTGATGTTCACCCCGCAGTCGGTACACTCCACGTCTGGGTAACAGATGGCACAGGTTCCGTTGTCGCCCGTAATTTCATCAACTTTGAGCATGTGGGAGGGGATTGTATCCCCGAAGTAAACCCAACAGTTGAATCAAAAGATTCCCAGATTAGTATCAACCACGACCCTGGAAGCGCGTCCAAATCATCCTGGGATGAACCCATAAGTGAAGCACAATTGTTTTCCGCAGCGGGAAGTGGTTACGTCGAATATGAGATTTCGTTGATAGAAGGGATCGATCCAGCAAATTCCGCAGAGATGGAATTGATCTTTGAAGCATCCAGCTCAAACGGTGGTGCACGTCAAACGGAACCTGAAAAACACCCATCCGATGTGACGATCTCTGTCAACGGTGTTGAAATCGAGACGATCCACATACCCGACTGTCCGGCGGATGCGCGCGGTGTGCTTTCTTACATCCACGGGCAACCCGGCATCTATGGCTACCTTTATCGGGTTAAGGTAGACCCGTCTATTGTTTTTGAGAACAAGGCAGACACATTAACAGTCCGATATGAAGTGAAAGCAGATGCTGCGGCGAAAGGAGGGTTTGCACTCTACGGTGCACGTATGGGTAGATACCCGACTGGACCCCATTTTTCTCTACGTTGTTAA
- a CDS encoding Gfo/Idh/MocA family oxidoreductase: protein MSKYRSVIIGCGGRAYGHANAYQHVSSGELVACANRSDVARREKFAETFGITGYADAEQMLRVEQPDLVHLVAMPDQWRELIPMVSELGVPACIVEKPIACGVEDWRFLSELEARTATKFGIGKQYRWHPDFTHCRKAVESGELGEIRFLDFSCGMNLTAQGTHIIDWAMSLNNDSPIVRVFGTASGAESLDSDYPAPDTSSCQVLFENGVYGVWNTGSTSPRVIDDDTIYKHCRVAAYCEKGHVLFEEFNRWEIVTPRLTENGVQTPDTWRAKNDLAQANLTQAMFDWIEDDTRPVETNLKLALHQFNAILGIYASAISHQPINIPFDPSSDLDSQFREVLEYS, encoded by the coding sequence ATGTCAAAATATCGGAGTGTGATCATTGGCTGCGGTGGCAGGGCTTATGGTCATGCGAACGCCTATCAACACGTTTCGAGTGGCGAGTTGGTCGCGTGTGCCAACCGTTCGGATGTCGCCCGACGTGAAAAATTCGCCGAGACTTTCGGTATCACCGGCTATGCAGATGCTGAACAGATGCTCCGCGTAGAGCAACCTGATTTAGTTCATCTCGTCGCAATGCCTGACCAGTGGCGTGAGTTGATACCGATGGTATCGGAATTGGGGGTTCCGGCGTGCATCGTTGAGAAACCGATTGCTTGTGGTGTTGAAGATTGGCGTTTTTTATCTGAGTTGGAGGCGCGGACCGCTACAAAATTCGGGATCGGCAAACAGTACCGGTGGCATCCCGACTTCACCCATTGCCGGAAGGCAGTCGAGAGCGGTGAATTGGGAGAGATTCGCTTTTTAGATTTTTCGTGTGGGATGAACCTCACCGCTCAAGGCACACATATCATTGATTGGGCGATGTCCCTGAACAACGATTCACCTATTGTCAGGGTCTTCGGCACTGCGAGCGGGGCTGAGTCGCTTGATAGTGACTATCCTGCTCCCGATACATCGTCGTGTCAGGTCTTATTTGAAAACGGTGTCTATGGAGTGTGGAACACCGGCTCTACCTCTCCACGCGTCATAGACGACGATACGATCTACAAGCATTGTCGCGTCGCCGCATACTGCGAGAAGGGGCATGTCCTCTTTGAGGAATTCAACAGGTGGGAAATCGTCACGCCTCGGTTAACCGAGAACGGTGTGCAGACCCCCGATACTTGGCGCGCAAAAAACGACCTTGCCCAAGCCAACTTGACGCAGGCGATGTTCGACTGGATTGAAGACGATACCCGTCCCGTCGAAACGAATCTAAAACTTGCATTGCACCAGTTCAATGCGATTTTGGGCATATATGCGAGTGCTATTTCTCACCAACCGATTAACATCCCTTTTGACCCGTCCTCAGATTTGGATTCACAGTTTCGCGAGGTTTTAGAATATTCCTGA
- a CDS encoding adenine phosphoribosyltransferase yields the protein MHDFSRFIRDIPDFPRAGIIFKDITPLLGNPTAFHRAIDEFALRYKLEAVDVVAGTEARGFIFGAALAYRLGAAFVPIRKQSKLPYHTYEAIYDLEYGSDIMTIHQDAFSKDSRVLICDDLLATGGTLTASVELIEKLEGHIVGIAILIELTELNGRDQIPDYDIFSLIKY from the coding sequence ATGCACGATTTTTCGCGATTTATTCGAGACATACCCGATTTTCCGAGAGCAGGTATTATATTTAAAGACATTACCCCACTTTTAGGAAATCCAACTGCTTTTCATAGGGCAATTGACGAATTCGCACTCCGCTATAAATTGGAGGCGGTTGATGTTGTTGCCGGAACTGAGGCGCGCGGTTTCATTTTCGGTGCTGCGCTCGCGTATCGATTGGGTGCTGCTTTTGTTCCTATCCGAAAGCAAAGTAAGTTGCCTTATCATACGTATGAAGCGATATACGATCTTGAATACGGTAGTGATATAATGACAATTCACCAAGATGCGTTCTCCAAAGACAGTAGAGTGCTAATATGCGACGATCTCTTAGCAACGGGTGGGACACTTACCGCCTCTGTCGAACTCATCGAAAAATTGGAGGGACATATTGTTGGTATTGCTATTTTAATTGAGTTGACTGAACTCAACGGGAGAGATCAGATTCCGGATTACGATATTTTTTCGCTCATTAAATATTAG
- the hisC gene encoding histidinol-phosphate transaminase, with protein MSTETLYKNLIRPNIADMAPYTPIVPFDVLSKRLGIPAEDIIKLDANENPYGPSPSVYRALADEKDYHIYPDPDSTALRQALSEYTGIDATHIIAGQGADELIDLIVRLFVTPGDAVINCPPTFGMYRFDTELNGGKIIDVERKADFSLDTEEVVKIVGAGLPSPYSNIKILFITSPNNPDGSVLRDACLQRLLQLPLIVVLDEAYIEFAGGSRADWVLEHENLIVLRTFSKWAGLAGLRVGYGVFPDWIISHLLKIKQPYNVNVAGSAAAMASLSDVRQLQENIRKIVEERERLYAALRNFDFLEPYPSEANFILSRVVGRDAAGLKAALAERGILIRYFNTPRLRDHVRISVGKPSQTSVLLEALEIVGSQ; from the coding sequence ATGTCAACTGAAACATTGTACAAAAACCTTATCCGTCCAAACATCGCGGATATGGCACCCTATACGCCGATAGTTCCTTTCGATGTGCTGAGTAAACGCCTTGGTATCCCCGCTGAAGATATCATAAAACTTGATGCGAACGAGAACCCCTATGGTCCCTCTCCTTCCGTTTATCGCGCCCTTGCCGATGAAAAGGACTATCACATCTATCCAGACCCGGACAGTACTGCCCTCCGTCAAGCCCTGAGCGAGTACACAGGTATTGATGCAACGCATATCATCGCCGGACAGGGTGCAGATGAACTGATTGATCTTATTGTTCGACTCTTCGTCACCCCTGGAGACGCGGTCATCAACTGTCCGCCAACGTTTGGAATGTATCGTTTCGACACGGAACTCAACGGGGGCAAAATTATTGATGTTGAACGAAAAGCAGACTTTTCCTTAGACACCGAAGAAGTTGTTAAGATCGTAGGGGCTGGGTTACCCAGCCCCTACAGCAACATCAAAATCCTCTTTATCACCAGCCCAAACAATCCTGACGGCAGTGTTCTGAGGGATGCTTGTCTTCAGAGACTTCTTCAGTTGCCACTCATTGTTGTATTAGATGAAGCCTATATTGAATTCGCTGGAGGCAGTCGTGCAGACTGGGTTTTGGAACATGAAAACTTGATTGTGCTTCGGACGTTCAGTAAGTGGGCAGGACTTGCAGGGTTACGGGTAGGCTACGGTGTTTTTCCCGACTGGATAATTTCACACCTGTTAAAAATCAAGCAGCCCTACAATGTAAACGTCGCAGGGTCAGCCGCGGCAATGGCTTCATTGTCAGATGTCCGTCAACTCCAGGAAAATATTAGGAAAATCGTAGAGGAGCGTGAACGTCTCTATGCCGCATTGCGAAATTTTGATTTCTTGGAACCTTATCCGAGTGAGGCGAATTTCATCCTGTCAAGGGTTGTGGGAAGAGATGCGGCGGGATTGAAAGCGGCGTTGGCTGAACGGGGCATCCTTATCCGATATTTCAACACCCCCCGCTTACGAGACCATGTCCGGATCAGCGTCGGTAAACCGTCACAGACATCCGTCCTTTTGGAAGCATTAGAAATTGTCGGCTCACAATAA
- a CDS encoding galactitol-1-phosphate 5-dehydrogenase: MMQALVLHGVGDLRLEQIPVPQLSGGEVRVRIGFCGVCGSDIPRIFVKGTYSFPTVCGHEFAGIVETCGSGVEDFSPGDPVVVFPLLWCGRCPACEQGKYVQCHDYDYLGSRSDGAFAECVVAPKANLIPVPHGVTLEEASMTEPAAVALHALRRVGTSLAGKVVAIFGAGPIGLMVAQWARIMGAAAVLLFDIIPEKLELAQQLGFDKVFNSTTDEPIEIVNAHTDEKGAHVCIEAAGVPATYRSALGSVGREGSVVLLGNPAADVTLPASLISQLMRREVSIFGTWNSDYSAAGNDDDWRSVLQAIASGMLTLTPLITHKVPLVESTDMLHRMRDKSEFYAKVLIHPSGEYF; the protein is encoded by the coding sequence ATGATGCAGGCACTCGTCCTTCATGGAGTTGGAGATTTACGATTAGAACAAATTCCAGTGCCGCAACTTTCTGGAGGCGAAGTGCGCGTCCGAATCGGGTTCTGTGGGGTCTGTGGTTCCGATATTCCGAGAATCTTTGTCAAAGGCACCTATAGTTTTCCAACCGTCTGTGGGCACGAATTCGCAGGTATTGTGGAGACGTGTGGTTCTGGCGTTGAAGACTTCTCGCCGGGAGATCCTGTTGTCGTCTTTCCATTGCTCTGGTGTGGCAGGTGTCCAGCGTGTGAACAGGGGAAATATGTCCAATGCCATGATTACGACTATCTCGGTTCACGGAGCGATGGTGCCTTCGCTGAATGTGTCGTCGCGCCGAAGGCGAACTTGATACCTGTGCCGCACGGAGTGACGCTGGAAGAGGCATCAATGACAGAGCCTGCCGCAGTCGCACTGCACGCCCTCCGTCGTGTTGGAACCTCGCTTGCGGGAAAGGTGGTCGCTATCTTCGGTGCCGGACCGATCGGGTTAATGGTCGCACAATGGGCGAGAATCATGGGCGCGGCAGCAGTATTGCTTTTTGATATTATTCCGGAGAAACTGGAACTGGCGCAGCAACTCGGTTTCGACAAGGTTTTCAATAGCACGACTGACGAACCAATTGAGATTGTGAATGCACACACTGATGAAAAAGGGGCGCATGTTTGTATTGAGGCGGCGGGGGTTCCCGCTACCTATCGGAGTGCCTTAGGGAGTGTAGGACGCGAAGGGAGTGTCGTTTTACTCGGCAATCCCGCTGCAGACGTGACGCTACCGGCATCTCTTATCTCGCAATTGATGCGGCGTGAGGTGTCTATTTTCGGGACTTGGAATTCCGATTACAGTGCAGCAGGCAACGACGATGACTGGCGTAGTGTGCTCCAAGCGATTGCTTCTGGTATGCTAACGCTCACGCCTCTAATAACGCACAAAGTTCCGCTGGTTGAGAGTACTGACATGTTGCATAGGATGCGAGATAAAAGTGAGTTTTACGCAAAAGTTTTGATTCATCCGTCTGGTGAGTATTTTTAA
- a CDS encoding LamG domain-containing protein has protein sequence MEAITVRKLFILGMVCLVAIPMIFASISDAAIDTKSIVGVWLFDEVDNKDMSPDSTGNGNDAELLKGAELVDDGKFEKALSLSGDDDFQVATVETSKSLDSCAETYTTTTWVKLKKKEKVVLGGCCNDDHAIINFMYTCLLNIFGPGRGGGHGKVEIGSGQLAPAWVAGPTLVNDDKWHHIAFTYDGKKMIAYVDGKVDAQANTGGVFGLTGQALNIGGMPDQRPAWGLMDDVAIFNTALSEADVNDIMNEGLGKLFGFTPVSPEGRLTTVWARVKLEH, from the coding sequence ATGGAGGCAATTACCGTGCGAAAACTATTTATTCTCGGGATGGTTTGTTTAGTGGCGATTCCAATGATATTTGCATCTATCAGCGATGCAGCAATTGATACGAAAAGTATCGTTGGCGTATGGCTCTTTGATGAGGTTGATAACAAAGACATGTCTCCCGATTCTACGGGGAACGGCAACGACGCTGAATTGTTGAAAGGTGCCGAATTAGTGGATGATGGGAAATTCGAGAAGGCGTTGAGTCTCTCCGGTGACGACGATTTCCAAGTTGCGACGGTCGAAACTTCAAAGAGTTTGGACAGTTGTGCTGAGACATATACCACGACGACATGGGTGAAACTCAAGAAAAAGGAGAAAGTCGTCCTCGGGGGTTGCTGTAATGACGACCACGCCATCATTAATTTCATGTATACCTGCTTGTTGAACATCTTCGGACCCGGAAGAGGCGGTGGGCACGGTAAGGTTGAAATCGGTAGTGGGCAGCTCGCACCGGCATGGGTTGCGGGTCCAACGCTCGTCAATGACGATAAATGGCATCACATCGCCTTCACTTATGATGGTAAGAAAATGATCGCCTATGTAGATGGCAAAGTGGATGCACAAGCCAATACGGGTGGTGTTTTTGGATTGACAGGACAAGCTCTCAATATTGGCGGTATGCCGGATCAGCGACCGGCGTGGGGACTCATGGACGATGTCGCTATTTTCAATACCGCGTTAAGTGAAGCCGATGTCAATGACATCATGAATGAGGGACTTGGTAAACTCTTTGGGTTTACGCCTGTATCACCAGAAGGGCGTTTGACAACGGTCTGGGCACGCGTCAAGTTGGAGCATTAA